One part of the Phacochoerus africanus isolate WHEZ1 chromosome 7, ROS_Pafr_v1, whole genome shotgun sequence genome encodes these proteins:
- the PA2G4 gene encoding proliferation-associated protein 2G4 isoform X1 yields MSGEDEQQEQTIAEDLVVTKYKMGGDIANRVLRSLVEASCSGVSVLSLCEKGDAMIMEETGKIFKKEKEMKKGIAFPTSISVNNCVCHFSPLKSDQDYILKEGDLVKIDLGVHVDGFIANVAHTFVVDVALGTQVTGRKADVIKAAHLCAEAALRLVKPGNQNTQVTEAWNKVAHSFNCTPIEGMLSHQLKQHVIDGEKTIIQNPTDQQKKDHEKAEFEVHEVYAVDVLVSSGEGKAKDAGQRTTIYKRDPSKQYGLKMKTSRAFFSEVERRFDAMPFTLRAFEDEKKARMGVVECAKHELLQPFNVLYEKEGEFVAQFKFTVLLMPNGPMRITSGPFEPDLYKSEMEVQDAELKALLQSSASRKTQKKKKKKASKTAENATSGETLEENEAGD; encoded by the exons atGTCGGGCGAGGACGAGCAACAGGAGCAGACTATCGCCGAGGACCTGGTCGTTACCAAGTATAAGATGGGGGGCGACATCGCCAACC GGGTACTTCGGTCTTTGGTGGAAGCTTCCTGTTCAGGTGTGTCGGTACTGAGCCTGTGCGAGAAAGGGGATGCCATGATAATGGAAGAGACAGGGaaaattttcaagaaagaaaaagaaatgaagaaag GTATTGCCTTTCCCACCAGCATTTCAGTAAATAACTGTGTATGTCACTTCTCCCCTTTGAAGAGCGACCAGGACTATATTCTCAAGGAAGGTGACTTGGTAAAAAT TGACCTTGGGGTCCACGTGGATGGCTTCATCGCTAATGTGGCTCACACTTTTGTGGTTGATGTAGCTCTG GGAACCCAAGTAACAGGGCGGAAAGCAGATGTCATTAAGGCAGCTCACCTTTGTGCTGAGGCTGCCCTACGCCTTGTTAAACCTGGAAACCAG AACACACAAGTGACAGAAGCCTGGAACAAAGTTGCCCACTCATTTAATTGCACACCCATAGAAG GTATGCTGTCACACCAGTTAAAGCAGCACGTCATCGATGGAGAGAAAACCATTATCCAGAATCCCACAGACCAGCAGAA GAAGGACCATGAGAAAGCTGAATTTGAGGTACATGAAGTCTATGCTGTGGATGTTCTCGTCAGCTCAGGAGAGGGCAAG GCCAAGGATGCAGGACAAAGAACCACCATTTACAAACGAGACCCTTCTAAGCAGTACGGCctgaaaatgaaaacttcacGTGCCTTCTTCAGTGAGGTCGAAAGACGTTTCGATGCCATGCCTTTTACTTTAAG AGCATTTGAAGATGAGAAGAAGGCCCGAATGGGTGTGGTGGAGTGCGCCAAACATGAACTGCTCCAACCATTTAATGTTCTCTATGAGAAGGAGG GTGAATTTGTCGCCCAGTTTAAATTCACAGTTCTACTCATGCCCAATGGCCCCATGCGGATAACCAGTGGTCCCTTTGAGCCCGACCTTTACAAGTCCGAGATGGAGGTCCAGGATGCAGAGCTCAAG GCCCTCCTCCAGAGTTCTGCAAGTCGGaaaacccagaaaaagaaaaaaaagaag GCCTCTAAGACTGCAGAGAATGCCACCAGTGGGGAAACTTTAGAAGAGAATGAAGCTGGGGACTGA
- the PA2G4 gene encoding proliferation-associated protein 2G4 isoform X2, with translation MIMEETGKIFKKEKEMKKGIAFPTSISVNNCVCHFSPLKSDQDYILKEGDLVKIDLGVHVDGFIANVAHTFVVDVALGTQVTGRKADVIKAAHLCAEAALRLVKPGNQNTQVTEAWNKVAHSFNCTPIEGMLSHQLKQHVIDGEKTIIQNPTDQQKKDHEKAEFEVHEVYAVDVLVSSGEGKAKDAGQRTTIYKRDPSKQYGLKMKTSRAFFSEVERRFDAMPFTLRAFEDEKKARMGVVECAKHELLQPFNVLYEKEGEFVAQFKFTVLLMPNGPMRITSGPFEPDLYKSEMEVQDAELKALLQSSASRKTQKKKKKKASKTAENATSGETLEENEAGD, from the exons ATGATAATGGAAGAGACAGGGaaaattttcaagaaagaaaaagaaatgaagaaag GTATTGCCTTTCCCACCAGCATTTCAGTAAATAACTGTGTATGTCACTTCTCCCCTTTGAAGAGCGACCAGGACTATATTCTCAAGGAAGGTGACTTGGTAAAAAT TGACCTTGGGGTCCACGTGGATGGCTTCATCGCTAATGTGGCTCACACTTTTGTGGTTGATGTAGCTCTG GGAACCCAAGTAACAGGGCGGAAAGCAGATGTCATTAAGGCAGCTCACCTTTGTGCTGAGGCTGCCCTACGCCTTGTTAAACCTGGAAACCAG AACACACAAGTGACAGAAGCCTGGAACAAAGTTGCCCACTCATTTAATTGCACACCCATAGAAG GTATGCTGTCACACCAGTTAAAGCAGCACGTCATCGATGGAGAGAAAACCATTATCCAGAATCCCACAGACCAGCAGAA GAAGGACCATGAGAAAGCTGAATTTGAGGTACATGAAGTCTATGCTGTGGATGTTCTCGTCAGCTCAGGAGAGGGCAAG GCCAAGGATGCAGGACAAAGAACCACCATTTACAAACGAGACCCTTCTAAGCAGTACGGCctgaaaatgaaaacttcacGTGCCTTCTTCAGTGAGGTCGAAAGACGTTTCGATGCCATGCCTTTTACTTTAAG AGCATTTGAAGATGAGAAGAAGGCCCGAATGGGTGTGGTGGAGTGCGCCAAACATGAACTGCTCCAACCATTTAATGTTCTCTATGAGAAGGAGG GTGAATTTGTCGCCCAGTTTAAATTCACAGTTCTACTCATGCCCAATGGCCCCATGCGGATAACCAGTGGTCCCTTTGAGCCCGACCTTTACAAGTCCGAGATGGAGGTCCAGGATGCAGAGCTCAAG GCCCTCCTCCAGAGTTCTGCAAGTCGGaaaacccagaaaaagaaaaaaaagaag GCCTCTAAGACTGCAGAGAATGCCACCAGTGGGGAAACTTTAGAAGAGAATGAAGCTGGGGACTGA